AGACATTCCGCCCGGCGCTTGAATGCGGCACACCCGCTGGGCAAGGGAGGGGGATATCCAATGTCCGAACAACCGGTGGTCCTGGAAGAACGTCAAGATCAAGTGGCCGTGCTCACCCTGAACCGCCCGGAAGCCATGAATTCGTTCAACTTCGCCATGCTTTGGGGGCTCCGGGATCGGATCGAGTCCCTGCGGTTCGACCCGCAGATACGCGTGCTGATCATTACCGGCGCCGGCGGAAAGGCCTTCTGCGCCGGAGCGGACCTCAAGGAACGGGCGACGCTGAGCGAGGTTCAGGTGAAGGAGTTCATTTTCACAGTCCGGAACCTGTTCACGTCCATCGAAGAACTTCCGAAGCCCGTGATTGCCGCGGTGAACGGCATCGCCCTGGGGGGCGGGACGGAACTGGCGCTCGCCTGCGACGTCCGTCTGGCCGCATCGTCGGCCACCATGGGCCTCACCGAAACACGACTCGCCATCATCCCGGGGGCGGGCGGTACCCAGCGGCTTCCGAGGCTGGTGGGGCGGGGGAAAGCCAAGGAACTGATCTTTACCGGCCGCCGCGTGGATGCGGAAGAAGCGCTGGCCATCGGACTCGTGAACAAGGTGTGCCCTGCGGAATCTCTTATGGATGAATGCCGGGCCATGGCGGCCATGATCTGCGAAACGGGCCCCATCGCCATCCAGCAGGCCAAATACGCGATCAACCATGGGATCGAAACAGATCTGCATACGGGGCTCGCCATCGAATCCAACGCCTACTGGATAACCATCCCGACGGAAGACAGGCTGGAAGGGCTGGCGGCGTTTCGCGAAAAGCGCAAACCCGTTTACAAGGGCAAGTGATTTCGGCGAAGGATGCACCAGGAAGAAACCGGAAATCCACGGACACCATTCGCCTGAGAGGATGAGCCTATGTCTGACGCAAGGATGGAAAACCGGGCGTTTTGGGAAAACGAGGAACTGAAACTCGACGAAAGGATCTACCAGGCCATGTGGCCGGGTGGGCAAGAAGCGGTGAAGCGCCTGGCCAAACAGGGCAAGCAGCCGGTGCGTCAGCTCATAGAAAAGCTGATCGATCCCGGAACCGAGTTCTTTGAACTGAGCCGGCTGGCGGGGTTCGGTGTGCATTACCCGGAGGTGGACGACGTACCGTGCGGCGGGATAGTCACCGGCATCGGAAAGATCCATGGCAACTGGACAATGGTTTTTGCCAATGACAGCCGGGTCAAGGCGGGCACCTACTTTCCCATCACGTTGAAAAAGCACATGCGGGCCCAGGCCGTCGCCGAACGCTGCGGCCTGAACTGCGTCTACATCGCCGACTCCGGTGGGGCCTTTCTTCCCATGCAGGCGGATGTCTTCCCCGATGACGGCCATTTCGGCTCCATGTTCTACAACATGGCCCGCATGTCCGCCCAGGGGCTGAAGCAGATCACGCTGAGCACCGGCGGCAACACGGCCGGAGGCGCCTATATCGTCTTCATGGCCTGCCAGGCGGTCATGATCGACAAGATGGCCTATTCGTTCCTGGGCGGACCGCCGCTCGTAAAAGCGGCTACGGGGGAGGTGATTTCGGCGGAAGACTTAGGCGGAGCCCGCGTTCACACCCAGATTTCGGGCGGCGCCGATCAATTCTGCAAGACCCAGGACGAAGCAGTGGAAAAGGTGCGGGAAATCCTTTCCCTGGAACCGCCCCAGAAGTTGCACCTTCACCGCTACGCGGAGACGCCTCCCCTGGTACCGCCGGAAACCCTCTATGAAGAGCTCCCCGCCAAGATCCATCAGGGAATCAACGTCAGGGCGGTCCTTGGCGCCGTCGCTGACGATTCTCACCTGATCGAATTCAAGAAGAGCTATGCGCCGGGCCGCGGCGACAACATCGTCACGGTCAAGATGCGCATCAAGGGCATCCCCGTTGGCGTAATCGCATCCAACGGCGTGGGGATCATTTTCGTAGAGGCTGCCCGGAAGGCCACGGAATGGATCGTCAGATGCTCCCAGGAAAAGATTCCCCTGCTTTTCGTGCAGAGTTCCCCCGGCTACATGGTGGGATCGGAATCGGAACACATGGGCATCGGAAAGTACGGCGCGGACATGGTTCGGGCCGTCTCCTGCGCACAGGTGCCCCGGGTCCAGCTGGTGATCGGCCCCGACAACGGAGCGGCCAACTACGGGATGTGCGGGCGAGCGTACCGGCCCCATTTCCTGTTTTCCACCATGAGGGCCCGGACATCGGTCATGAGCGGCCGTTCGGCCGCGGAAGTGCTGCTTTCCATCGAGGAAAGAAAGCGCGAAATCAGCGGCAAACCCATGAGCGAGGGCGAGAAACAGGCCTTTCGGCAGCAGATGATCGACAAATACGACGGTGAAGCCCACCCGTTTTTCTGCGGAGCGCGACTCCTCAACGACCGGGTCCTGAAGTTCCGCGAAATCCGGGACTGGCTCGCCATGGCCTTCGAAGTGAGTTGCCTCACGCCCATCGGAGATCCCGCTTTCGGAAACCTGAGATTCTGAGGAAATGTCTCAGCGGCTGTGGCAACGAAAGCAAACGGGCTCGAGCCATGCAAGGAGGAAATCAATGGCAGCGCTCCATTTTCCCAAGAAAGTGGTCCTTGGGGACATCACGATTCGAGACGGCTACCAGCATGAAGAGAAGTTTATTCCCACAGATGCCAAGATATGGCTGGCGGAACAGCTGATCCTGGCGGGCTTCAAGCGCATCGAAGTGACCAACTTCGGAAACCCCAG
This is a stretch of genomic DNA from Desulfoglaeba alkanexedens ALDC. It encodes these proteins:
- a CDS encoding enoyl-CoA hydratase, whose translation is MSEQPVVLEERQDQVAVLTLNRPEAMNSFNFAMLWGLRDRIESLRFDPQIRVLIITGAGGKAFCAGADLKERATLSEVQVKEFIFTVRNLFTSIEELPKPVIAAVNGIALGGGTELALACDVRLAASSATMGLTETRLAIIPGAGGTQRLPRLVGRGKAKELIFTGRRVDAEEALAIGLVNKVCPAESLMDECRAMAAMICETGPIAIQQAKYAINHGIETDLHTGLAIESNAYWITIPTEDRLEGLAAFREKRKPVYKGK
- a CDS encoding acyl-CoA carboxylase subunit beta, producing MSDARMENRAFWENEELKLDERIYQAMWPGGQEAVKRLAKQGKQPVRQLIEKLIDPGTEFFELSRLAGFGVHYPEVDDVPCGGIVTGIGKIHGNWTMVFANDSRVKAGTYFPITLKKHMRAQAVAERCGLNCVYIADSGGAFLPMQADVFPDDGHFGSMFYNMARMSAQGLKQITLSTGGNTAGGAYIVFMACQAVMIDKMAYSFLGGPPLVKAATGEVISAEDLGGARVHTQISGGADQFCKTQDEAVEKVREILSLEPPQKLHLHRYAETPPLVPPETLYEELPAKIHQGINVRAVLGAVADDSHLIEFKKSYAPGRGDNIVTVKMRIKGIPVGVIASNGVGIIFVEAARKATEWIVRCSQEKIPLLFVQSSPGYMVGSESEHMGIGKYGADMVRAVSCAQVPRVQLVIGPDNGAANYGMCGRAYRPHFLFSTMRARTSVMSGRSAAEVLLSIEERKREISGKPMSEGEKQAFRQQMIDKYDGEAHPFFCGARLLNDRVLKFREIRDWLAMAFEVSCLTPIGDPAFGNLRF